The proteins below come from a single Rosa rugosa chromosome 2, drRosRugo1.1, whole genome shotgun sequence genomic window:
- the LOC133730240 gene encoding uncharacterized protein LOC133730240: protein MLTAATANTIANSPPLPIGWSGLLLFPCAYFALRGSFTGSAGQRQRQAGLYGSGSRRACVDRSVVHFQMRPVGIGGGLSLETRKPITPIVGSSRMQSASVICASALNARCATGLQTKPVTHQAPTITSLPQKRNSLQHKLDDSGKPPRNKGNDDGGGNNGRGRPPNNGGSEGFIFFGFLLFLSYLKDLENEGSYRENLSYLKDLENEGSYRENLSYLKDLENEGSYREKRTGDHESEIMGSTLTRLKLWEEKLYKDLKYEKEAMKSDKSNPHAETKKEEDQIIMVNAKIKVFQESAENNSKKITELRDKQLLPKLVEQLDGMMENWKL, encoded by the exons ATGTTGACTGCTGCAACTGCAAATACAATTGCTAACTCACCACCATTGCCAATAG GTTGGTCTGGCCTATTGCTCTTTCCTTGTGCCTATTTCGCTTTACGGGGTTCATTTACAG GTTCAGCAGGTCAAAGACAGAGACAAGCTGGGCTTTATGGGTCTGGTTCAAGAAGAGCTTGTGTTGATAGAAGCGTGGTACATTTTCAGATGAGACCGGTGGGGATTGGTGGAGGGTTGTCACTTGAGACAAGAAAACCAATCACACCAATCGTGGGGTCTAGTCGAATGCAGTCTGCTTCTGTAATATGTGCTTCTGCTTTG AATGCCAGATGTGCTACAGGACTACAAACCAAACCTGTTACACACCAGGCTCCAACAATCACAAGTCTTCCCC AGAAGAGGAATTCCCTGCAGCATAAGCTTGATGATAGTGGTAAACCGCCTCGTAACAAGGGAAATGATGACGGTGGTGGTAATAATGGGAGGGGTCGACCTCCAAACAACGGAGGATCAGAAGGCTTCATTTTTTTCGGCTTTCTTCTTTTCCTGAGCTACTTGAAGGATTTAGAAAACGAGGGTTCTTATCGAGAAAACCTGAGCTACTTGAAGGATTTAGAAAACGAGGGTTCCTATCGAGAAAACCTGAGCTACTTGAAGGATTTAGAAAACGAGGGTTCTTATCGAGAAAAAAGGACAGGAGATCATG AGTCTGAAATAATGGGTTCAACACTGACACGATTGAAGCTGTGGGAGGAGAAACTCTACAAGGATTTGAAGTACGAAAAGGAAGCCATGAAATCAGATAAGAGCAATCCCCATGCAGAAACCAAGAAAGAGGAGGATCAGATCATAATGGTGAACGCCAAAATTAAGGTTTTCCAAGAGAGTGCTGAAAACAACTCTAAGAAAATTACTGAATTGAGAGACAAACAGTTGCTTCCCAAACTAGTTGAGCAGCTAGATGGGATGATGGAAAACTGGAAACTCTGA
- the LOC133732991 gene encoding peroxidase 20-like, producing MEQKGRIFLILVAMAFHGTESLSDDDGPLVLDYYKEKCPLLEEIVRHNVEVAVFKDPRMAASLLRLHFHDCFVMGCDASVLLDSFGGITSEKQAGPNLNSLRGFEVIDQIKYLLEEACPRTVSCADILALAARDSVASRGGPSWDVWLGRRDSLQASFSGANQFIPAPNNSLETLISNFKQQGLDIEDLVALSGSHTIGKARCLSFRQRVYDVNFKGQYEIYDKYRRYTSFRRILQSICPKSGRNNDLAPLDFMTPARFDNHYYVNLLQGKGLLGSDTVLVTQDHEGEILKQVWAYATDEKLFFASFANSMVKMGNINPITGNQGEIRKSCRFVNT from the exons ATGGAGCAGAAGGGGAGGATATTCTTGATTTTGGTAGCAATGGCCTTTCATGGCACTGAATCTTTAAGTGATGATGATGGACCTCTTGTTCTTGACTATTACAAAGAAAAGTGCCCTTTGTTGGAAGAGATTGTGAGGCACAATGTTgaagttgcagtttttaaagaTCCTCGAATGGCTGCTTCTCTCCTTCGCTTGCATTTTCATGATTGTTTTGTCatg GGTTGCGATGCATCTGTTCTTTTAGATAGTTTTGGAGGCATAACCAGTGAAAAGCAAGCAGGCCCCAACCTAAATTCTTTACGAGGATTTGAGGTTATCGATCAGATCAAATACCTCCTGGAAGAGGCTTGTCCAAGAACAGTATCATGTGCTGATATTCTAGCATTGGCTGCTCGTGATTCTGTTGCATCG AGAGGAGGGCCTAGCTGGGATGTGTGGCTAGGCAGGAGAGACTCCCTGCAAGCAAGCTTCAGTGGTGCCAACCAGTTCATCCCTGCTCCAAATAACTCTCTAGAAACCCTCATTTCCAATTTCAAACAACAAGGACTTGATATAGAAGACTTGGTTGCCTTGTCAG GTAGCCACACAATTGGAAAGGCAAGATGTTTAAGCTTCAGGCAGAGGGTGTATGATGTGAACTTCAAAGGACAGTACGAAATATACGATAAGTACAGGAGGTATACTTCCTTCCGAAGAATCTTACAGTCCATATGCCCCAAATCAGGGAGGAACAATGATTTAGCACCTCTAGATTTTATGACACCAGCCAGATTTGACAATCATTATTATGTCAACCTACTCCAAGGAAAAGGTTTGCTGGGTTCTGATACTGTATTGGTCACACAAGATCATGAAGGGGAGATCCTAAAGCAGGTGTGGGCTTATGCCACTGATGAGAAACTTTTCTTTGCTTCATTTGCAAACTCTATGGTGAAGATGGGAAACATCAATCCAATCACTGGAAATCAAGGAGAAATCAGGAAGAGTTGTAGGTTTGTCAACACCTAG